In one Haemophilus parainfluenzae genomic region, the following are encoded:
- a CDS encoding oxaloacetate decarboxylase subunit gamma → MTPSELIGEGINLMFSGMGFVLVFLLILIWAIGVMSKLINRFFPEPQPEPKTSPNSTALSATPTDDFERLRPVIAAAIAHHRRTQQFK, encoded by the coding sequence ATGACTCCCTCAGAGCTTATAGGCGAAGGAATTAACCTGATGTTTTCAGGGATGGGTTTTGTGTTGGTCTTTTTGCTCATTTTAATTTGGGCAATTGGAGTGATGTCTAAACTTATCAATCGATTCTTTCCTGAACCACAACCCGAACCCAAAACTTCCCCAAATTCAACCGCACTTTCTGCGACACCAACTGACGATTTTGAGCGTTTACGTCCTGTGATTGCAGCGGCTATCGCACACCATCGCCGTACCCAACAGTTCAAATAA
- the oadA gene encoding sodium-extruding oxaloacetate decarboxylase subunit alpha, which yields MTKKIKMTELVLRDAHQSLFATRLRLDDMLPIAHELDDIGYWSLEAWGGATFDSCIRFLGEDPWVRLRELKKACPKTPLQMLLRGQNLLGYRHYADDVVERFVERCVANGMDVFRVFDALNDPRNMKAALQAVRKFGGHAQGTLSYTTSPVHTMQTWLDTTEQLLEIGIDSLVIKDMSGILNPMAAADLVREIKKRFDVELHLHCHSTTGMAEMALLKAVEAGVDGIDTAISSMSGTYGHPATESLVATLQGTEYDTGLDIPRLEKIAAYFRNVRKKYAKFEGQLRGVDSRILVAQVPGGMLTNLENQLKQQNASDKLDLVLEEIPRVRKDLGYIPLVTPTSQIVGTQSVINVLTGERYKTIAKETAGILKGEYGKTPAPVDSALQARVLEGAAPVTDRPADHIAPEMSKIEAEVAEQAKAKGVKLADNAVDDALIVALFPQIAWKFLENRNNPAAFEPAPTGNESAVENKPVSKAAPAASGSAVYTVELEGKAFVVKVSEGGDISHVATTAPQAAPQAAPAPATSGTPVTAPMAGNIWKVVATEGQTVAAGDVLFILEAMKMETEVKAAQAGTVRGICVKAGDAVAVGDTVMTLA from the coding sequence ATGACTAAAAAAATTAAAATGACAGAACTGGTGCTTCGTGATGCCCACCAATCACTTTTCGCAACTCGCTTGCGTCTTGATGATATGTTACCAATTGCCCATGAATTAGACGATATTGGCTATTGGTCATTGGAAGCTTGGGGCGGTGCAACATTTGATAGCTGTATTCGCTTCTTGGGTGAAGATCCATGGGTACGTTTGCGTGAATTGAAAAAAGCCTGCCCAAAAACCCCATTACAAATGTTATTACGTGGTCAGAACCTATTAGGCTATCGTCACTATGCTGATGACGTGGTAGAACGTTTCGTAGAACGTTGTGTAGCGAATGGTATGGATGTTTTCCGCGTATTCGATGCGCTCAATGACCCGCGTAATATGAAAGCAGCGTTGCAAGCAGTACGTAAATTTGGTGGTCATGCTCAAGGGACATTAAGTTACACAACCAGCCCTGTTCATACCATGCAAACCTGGCTCGACACCACAGAACAATTACTTGAAATCGGTATCGACAGTTTGGTCATCAAAGACATGTCAGGTATTTTAAACCCAATGGCGGCTGCAGACTTAGTACGCGAAATCAAAAAACGTTTTGACGTTGAATTGCATTTACACTGCCACTCTACTACTGGTATGGCAGAAATGGCGCTATTAAAAGCGGTTGAAGCTGGTGTAGATGGTATTGATACGGCAATTTCTTCTATGTCAGGCACTTATGGTCACCCTGCAACTGAATCCCTAGTCGCCACCTTACAAGGTACTGAATATGACACCGGTTTGGATATTCCTCGCTTGGAAAAAATTGCTGCCTATTTCCGTAATGTGCGTAAAAAATATGCCAAATTTGAAGGCCAATTACGCGGTGTAGATAGCCGTATTTTAGTAGCACAAGTGCCAGGCGGCATGCTTACTAACTTGGAAAACCAACTAAAACAACAAAATGCGTCCGATAAATTAGATTTAGTGTTAGAAGAAATTCCACGCGTACGCAAAGACTTGGGCTACATTCCTCTTGTTACACCAACCTCTCAAATTGTTGGTACACAATCGGTCATTAACGTACTTACAGGCGAACGCTACAAAACTATCGCCAAAGAAACTGCTGGTATTTTAAAAGGTGAATACGGTAAAACGCCTGCACCAGTAGATAGTGCGTTGCAAGCTCGAGTATTAGAAGGCGCTGCGCCAGTAACTGACCGTCCAGCCGATCATATTGCGCCTGAAATGTCGAAAATTGAAGCTGAAGTTGCAGAACAAGCTAAAGCGAAAGGCGTGAAATTAGCAGACAATGCTGTGGATGATGCTTTAATCGTGGCGCTCTTCCCTCAAATTGCGTGGAAATTCTTAGAAAACCGCAACAACCCTGCCGCCTTTGAGCCAGCCCCTACCGGCAATGAAAGTGCGGTGGAAAATAAACCTGTTTCTAAAGCTGCACCAGCTGCTTCAGGCTCTGCTGTTTATACCGTGGAATTGGAAGGCAAAGCCTTTGTGGTGAAAGTAAGCGAAGGCGGTGACATCTCTCATGTCGCAACTACTGCTCCGCAAGCTGCGCCACAGGCAGCTCCTGCTCCCGCAACTAGTGGCACACCAGTAACGGCGCCGATGGCGGGCAATATTTGGAAAGTTGTTGCAACAGAAGGTCAAACCGTAGCAGCTGGCGATGTATTATTCATTCTCGAGGCCATGAAAATGGAAACTGAAGTGAAAGCCGCACAGGCTGGTACCGTACGTGGCATTTGCGTCAAAGCTGGTGATGCGGTAGCGGTGGGTGACACCGTGATGACCTTAGCATAA